The Coffea arabica cultivar ET-39 chromosome 1e, Coffea Arabica ET-39 HiFi, whole genome shotgun sequence genome has a window encoding:
- the LOC113706165 gene encoding protein HIRA-like isoform X1: protein MIAEKPNWVKHEGMQIFSIDVQPGGLRFATGGGDHKVRIWNMKSVGRDLDTDASIPKLLATIRDHFGSVNCVRWAKHGRYVASGSDDQVILIHERKPGSGTTEFGSGEPPDIENWKVAITLRGHTADVVDLNWSPDDSTLASGSLDNTIHIWDMSNGICTAVLRGHSSLVKGVAWDPIGSFIASQSDDKTVIIWRTSDWSLAHRTDGHWAKSLGSTFFRRLGWSPCGHFITTTHGFQKPRHSAPVLERGEWSATFDFLGHNAPVIVVKFNHSMFKRNSSNGQDLKSGSLGWTNGSAKTGGKDSQPYNVIAIGSQDRTITVWTTASPRPLFVAKHFFSQSVVDLSWSPDGYSLFACSLDGTVATFHFDPNELGHRLSDAELDELKRNRYGDVQGRQANLAESPAQLQLEADAAKQNSSKKVTLDGSQKQTSMKPSTDLGIATKVVKSQNEDGQKIEGATGDGLNKSASRISSPVKQREYRRPDGRKRIIPEAVGVPVQQETISGSTHSQPLELATSSGPRKDENGILHADSGIREASLRKTVGGSSDIKERSGVNARAAISESLVIEKFPVSAGKDGSISIEQTGLVKHQDSATSGNNLSIRVFDKKAGEDTLPVCLEAHPREHAINDILGTGTTTVMKDTEIVCTRGAQTLWSDRISGKVTVLAGNANFWAVGCEDGSLQIYTKCGRRAMPTMMMGSAAIFIDCDEAWKLLLVTRKGSLYVWDLFNRKCLLNDSLASLIASDPKSNNRDAGTIKVISAKLSKSGFPLVVLATRHAYLFDTSLMCWLRVADDCFPASNFASSWNLGSVHGGELAALQVDVRKFLARKPGWSRVTDDGVQTRAHLETQLASALSLKSSNEYRQCLLSYIRFLAREADESRLREVCESFLGPPIGMDEAKSPDVKPLWDPCILGMKKHKLLREDILPAMASNRKVQRLLNEFMDLLSEYEISETNLEEKNAAPSTSQPATDKVNSDMPITEQNDCAQPVATPTTSSFPVSVLNDSALQTAEQTDSLSQVRDVMDVDSQSTDIAEPLLPATDQMNLDAAVLESPAPASPAKDEGS from the exons ATGATTGCAGAAAAACCCAATTGGGTTAAACATGAGGGAATGCAGATTTTCTCCATTGATGTTCAGCCTGGTGGGCTTAGGTTCGCCACTGGGGGTGGTGATCACaag GTTCGTATTTGGAACATGAAATCGGTTGGAAGGGACTTGGATACTGATGCATCAAtaccaaaattgcttgcaaCTATTCGTGATCATTTTGGGTCAGTTAACTGTGTCAGGTGGGCAAAGCATGGTCGATATGTTGCATCAGGTTCTGATGACCAGGTGATACTAATTCATGAGCGGAAACCTGGTTCAGGAACTACTGAATTTGGTAGTGGAGAACCACCAGACATCGAGAACTGGAAAGTTGCCATCACTTTGAGGGGACACACAGCAGATGTG GTAGATCTTAATTGGTCTCCAGATGACTCGACGTTGGCTAGTGGGAGTCTGGATAACACTATTCATATTTGGGATATGAGTAATGGCATCTGTACTGCTGTTCTTAGGGGTCACTCTAGTCTGGTTAAAGGAGTTGCTTGGGATCCCATTGGTTCCTTTATAGCAAGTCAATCTGATGATAAAACGGTCATTATATGGCGAACAAGCGACTGGAGCCTTGCTCATAGAACTGATGGTCATTGGGCCAAATCT CTTGGATCCACTTTTTTTAGGAGGCTTGGGTGGTCACCGTGTGGCCACTTTATTACCACCACTCACGGTTTCCAAAAGCCAAGACATTCTGCACCCGTTTTAGAGAGAGGGGAATGGTCTGCTACTTTTGACTTCTTAGGTCACAATGCTCCAGTCATTGTGGTAAAATTTAATCATTCAATGTTCAAAAGGAACTCATCAAATGGTCAGGATTTGAAATCTGGATCTCTCGGTTGGACAAATGGTTCTGCCAAGACTGGAGGAAAAGATTCTCAGCCTTACAACGTTATTGCAATAGGAAGTCAAGACCGGACCATAACTGTGTGGACAACAGCAAGTCCTCGTCCTCTCTTTGTCGCAAAGCATTTCTTTTCTCAAAGTGTTGTAGATTTGTCATG GAGTCCCGATGGATATTCTCTGTTTGCTTGTTCATTGGATGGAACAGTGGCTACTTTTCACTTTGACCCGAATGAACTTGGGCACAGGCTTAGTGATGCTGAACTGGATGAGTTAAAGAGGAACCGTTATGGTGATGTCCAAGGTCGACAGGCAAACTTAGCAGAAAGTCCTGCTCAGCTACAGCTCGAAGCAGATGCTGCAAAGCAAAACTCAAGCAAAAAGGTGACCTTGGATGGGTCACAGAAGCAGACTTCCATGAAACCTTCTACTGATTTAGGGATTGCAACAAAAGTTGTTAAATCTCAAAACGAAGATGGGCAGAAAATTGAGGGAGCTACAGGTGATGGATTAAACAAGTCTGCCTCCCGGATATCAAGTCCTGTAAAGCAAAGAGAGTACAGGCGCCCTGATGGTCGAAAGAGGATAATTCCTGAAGCAGTTGGAGTTCCTGTTCAGCAGGAGACTATATCTGGTAGCACTCACTCCCAACCCCTTGAGCTCGCTACATCATCAGGTCCAAGGAAGGATGAAAACGGTATATTACATGCAGATTCCGGCATCAGAGAAGCATCTTTGAGGAAAACAGTGGGTGGGAGCTCTGATATCAAGGAGCGATCCGGTGTCAATGCTAGAGCTGCTATTAGTGAAAGCCTGGTCATTGAAAAGTTTCCAGTGTCTGCAGGTAAAGATGGAAGCATTAGTATCGAGCAGACGGGACTTGTCAAGCATCAAGATTCAGCGACTTCCGGAAACAATCTATCAATCAGGGTGTTCGATAAGAAAGCAGGGGAAGATACACTACCAGTTTGCTTGGAGGCCCATCCAAGGGAACATGCTATAAATGATATCCTAGGAACAGGAACTACAACAGTTATGAAAGacacagaaattgtttgcacaAGGGGAGCTCAAACTCTCTGGTCTGATAGGATTTCTGGAAAAGTGACTGTTTTAGCTGGAAATGCCAATTTTTGGGCTGTGGGTTGTGAAGATGGATCTCTGCAG ATATACACAAAGTGTGGGAGACGGGCCATGCCAACAATGATGATGGGGTCTGCTGCAATATTTATTGATTGTGATGAGGCTTGGAAATTGTTGCTCGTCACAAGGAAGGGATCCTTGTATGTTTGGGATCTGTTCAATAGGAAATGTCTCCTTAACGATTCTTTGGCCTCACTAATTGCTTCAGATCCGAAGTCCAATAATAGAGATGCAG GAACAATAAAAGTGATATCTGCTAAATTGTCAAAATCTGGTTTTCCCCTCGTTGTTCTGGCTACTCGCCATGCTTATCTTTTTGATACTAGTCTAATGTGTTGGTTGAGAGTTGCTGATGATTGTTTTCCTGCATCAAACTTTGCAAGCTCCTGGAATTTAGGTTCTGTTCATGGTGGCGAGCTGGCTGCCTTGCAGGTTGATGTTAGGAAGTTTCTGGCTAGAAAGCCAGGATGGAGCAG AGTGACCGATGACGGAGTGCAGACACGTGCTCATCTGGAAACTCAACTGGCTTCAGCACTATCATTGAAGTCCTCAAATGAGTATCGCCAATGTCTTTTGTCCTACATCCGGTTCCTAGCAAG AGAAGCTGATGAATCCCGTTTACGTGAGGTTTGTGAGAGCTTTCTTGGACCACCGATCGGAATGGACGAAGCTAAATCCCCTGACGTGAAACCTTTGTGGGACCCTTGTATACTT GGAATGAAAAAGCACAAGCTCCTTAGAGAAGATATTCTTCCTGCCATGGCATCCAATAGAAAGGTTCAGCGGTTGCTCAATGAGTTCATGGATCTTTTATCTGAGTATGAGATAAGTGAAACAAACTTGGAAGAGAAAAACGCTGCACCATCAACGTCCCAGCCAGCAACAGATAAAGTGAACTCTGACATGCCTATAACTGAGCAAAATGACTGTGCTCAACCTGTAGCTACTCCAACTACCTCTTCTTTCCCAGTTTCTGTTCTGAATGATTCTGCCTTGCAAACAGCAGAACAAACTGATTCTTTATCCCAAGTTAGAGATGTTATGGACGTGGACTCACAATCAACAGATATAGCTGAACCTTTACTGCCAGCGACGGATCAAATGAACCTTGATGCTGCTGTGTTAGAAAGTCCTGCTCCAGCTTCGCCAGCAAAAGACGAGGGTTCTTGA
- the LOC113706165 gene encoding protein HIRA-like isoform X2, producing the protein MIAEKPNWVKHEGMQIFSIDVQPGGLRFATGGGDHKVRIWNMKSVGRDLDTDASIPKLLATIRDHFGSVNCVRWAKHGRYVASGSDDQVILIHERKPGSGTTEFGSGEPPDIENWKVAITLRGHTADVVDLNWSPDDSTLASGSLDNTIHIWDMSNGICTAVLRGHSSLVKGVAWDPIGSFIASQSDDKTVIIWRTSDWSLAHRTDGHWAKSLGSTFFRRLGWSPCGHFITTTHGFQKPRHSAPVLERGEWSATFDFLGHNAPVIVVKFNHSMFKRNSSNGQDLKSGSLGWTNGSAKTGGKDSQPYNVIAIGSQDRTITVWTTASPRPLFVAKHFFSQSVVDLSWSPDGYSLFACSLDGTVATFHFDPNELGHRLSDAELDELKRNRYGDVQGRQANLAESPAQLQLEADAAKQNSSKKVTLDGSQKQTSMKPSTDLGIATKVVKSQNEDGQKIEGATGDGLNKSASRISSPVKQREYRRPDGRKRIIPEAVGVPVQQETISGSTHSQPLELATSSGPRKDENGILHADSGIREASLRKTVGGSSDIKERSGVNARAAISESLVIEKFPVSAGKDGSISIEQTGLVKHQDSATSGNNLSIRVFDKKAGEDTLPVCLEAHPREHAINDILGTGTTTVMKDTEIVCTRGAQTLWSDRISGKVTVLAGNANFWAVGCEDGSLQIYTKCGRRAMPTMMMGSAAIFIDCDEAWKLLLVTRKGSLYVWDLFNRKCLLNDSLASLIASDPKSNNRDAGTIKVISAKLSKSGFPLVVLATRHAYLFDTSLMCWLRVADDCFPASNFASSWNLGSVHGGELAALQVDVRKFLARKPGWSRVTDDGVQTRAHLETQLASALSLKSSNEYRQCLLSYIRFLAREADESRLREVCESFLGPPIGMDEAKSPDVKPLWDPCILESGMRVYVDICMGISTFLCMSAFEWYSYFLCPQGGCTATFTSCRIHVMLTFLTLVLFKSMVYQFTIISRI; encoded by the exons ATGATTGCAGAAAAACCCAATTGGGTTAAACATGAGGGAATGCAGATTTTCTCCATTGATGTTCAGCCTGGTGGGCTTAGGTTCGCCACTGGGGGTGGTGATCACaag GTTCGTATTTGGAACATGAAATCGGTTGGAAGGGACTTGGATACTGATGCATCAAtaccaaaattgcttgcaaCTATTCGTGATCATTTTGGGTCAGTTAACTGTGTCAGGTGGGCAAAGCATGGTCGATATGTTGCATCAGGTTCTGATGACCAGGTGATACTAATTCATGAGCGGAAACCTGGTTCAGGAACTACTGAATTTGGTAGTGGAGAACCACCAGACATCGAGAACTGGAAAGTTGCCATCACTTTGAGGGGACACACAGCAGATGTG GTAGATCTTAATTGGTCTCCAGATGACTCGACGTTGGCTAGTGGGAGTCTGGATAACACTATTCATATTTGGGATATGAGTAATGGCATCTGTACTGCTGTTCTTAGGGGTCACTCTAGTCTGGTTAAAGGAGTTGCTTGGGATCCCATTGGTTCCTTTATAGCAAGTCAATCTGATGATAAAACGGTCATTATATGGCGAACAAGCGACTGGAGCCTTGCTCATAGAACTGATGGTCATTGGGCCAAATCT CTTGGATCCACTTTTTTTAGGAGGCTTGGGTGGTCACCGTGTGGCCACTTTATTACCACCACTCACGGTTTCCAAAAGCCAAGACATTCTGCACCCGTTTTAGAGAGAGGGGAATGGTCTGCTACTTTTGACTTCTTAGGTCACAATGCTCCAGTCATTGTGGTAAAATTTAATCATTCAATGTTCAAAAGGAACTCATCAAATGGTCAGGATTTGAAATCTGGATCTCTCGGTTGGACAAATGGTTCTGCCAAGACTGGAGGAAAAGATTCTCAGCCTTACAACGTTATTGCAATAGGAAGTCAAGACCGGACCATAACTGTGTGGACAACAGCAAGTCCTCGTCCTCTCTTTGTCGCAAAGCATTTCTTTTCTCAAAGTGTTGTAGATTTGTCATG GAGTCCCGATGGATATTCTCTGTTTGCTTGTTCATTGGATGGAACAGTGGCTACTTTTCACTTTGACCCGAATGAACTTGGGCACAGGCTTAGTGATGCTGAACTGGATGAGTTAAAGAGGAACCGTTATGGTGATGTCCAAGGTCGACAGGCAAACTTAGCAGAAAGTCCTGCTCAGCTACAGCTCGAAGCAGATGCTGCAAAGCAAAACTCAAGCAAAAAGGTGACCTTGGATGGGTCACAGAAGCAGACTTCCATGAAACCTTCTACTGATTTAGGGATTGCAACAAAAGTTGTTAAATCTCAAAACGAAGATGGGCAGAAAATTGAGGGAGCTACAGGTGATGGATTAAACAAGTCTGCCTCCCGGATATCAAGTCCTGTAAAGCAAAGAGAGTACAGGCGCCCTGATGGTCGAAAGAGGATAATTCCTGAAGCAGTTGGAGTTCCTGTTCAGCAGGAGACTATATCTGGTAGCACTCACTCCCAACCCCTTGAGCTCGCTACATCATCAGGTCCAAGGAAGGATGAAAACGGTATATTACATGCAGATTCCGGCATCAGAGAAGCATCTTTGAGGAAAACAGTGGGTGGGAGCTCTGATATCAAGGAGCGATCCGGTGTCAATGCTAGAGCTGCTATTAGTGAAAGCCTGGTCATTGAAAAGTTTCCAGTGTCTGCAGGTAAAGATGGAAGCATTAGTATCGAGCAGACGGGACTTGTCAAGCATCAAGATTCAGCGACTTCCGGAAACAATCTATCAATCAGGGTGTTCGATAAGAAAGCAGGGGAAGATACACTACCAGTTTGCTTGGAGGCCCATCCAAGGGAACATGCTATAAATGATATCCTAGGAACAGGAACTACAACAGTTATGAAAGacacagaaattgtttgcacaAGGGGAGCTCAAACTCTCTGGTCTGATAGGATTTCTGGAAAAGTGACTGTTTTAGCTGGAAATGCCAATTTTTGGGCTGTGGGTTGTGAAGATGGATCTCTGCAG ATATACACAAAGTGTGGGAGACGGGCCATGCCAACAATGATGATGGGGTCTGCTGCAATATTTATTGATTGTGATGAGGCTTGGAAATTGTTGCTCGTCACAAGGAAGGGATCCTTGTATGTTTGGGATCTGTTCAATAGGAAATGTCTCCTTAACGATTCTTTGGCCTCACTAATTGCTTCAGATCCGAAGTCCAATAATAGAGATGCAG GAACAATAAAAGTGATATCTGCTAAATTGTCAAAATCTGGTTTTCCCCTCGTTGTTCTGGCTACTCGCCATGCTTATCTTTTTGATACTAGTCTAATGTGTTGGTTGAGAGTTGCTGATGATTGTTTTCCTGCATCAAACTTTGCAAGCTCCTGGAATTTAGGTTCTGTTCATGGTGGCGAGCTGGCTGCCTTGCAGGTTGATGTTAGGAAGTTTCTGGCTAGAAAGCCAGGATGGAGCAG AGTGACCGATGACGGAGTGCAGACACGTGCTCATCTGGAAACTCAACTGGCTTCAGCACTATCATTGAAGTCCTCAAATGAGTATCGCCAATGTCTTTTGTCCTACATCCGGTTCCTAGCAAG AGAAGCTGATGAATCCCGTTTACGTGAGGTTTGTGAGAGCTTTCTTGGACCACCGATCGGAATGGACGAAGCTAAATCCCCTGACGTGAAACCTTTGTGGGACCCTTGTATACTT GAGAGTGGTATGCGTGTCTATGTGGACATATGCATGGGTATTTCAACGTTCCTATGCATGTCAGCATTTGAATGGTATTCCTACTTCCTTTGTCCACAAGGAGGTTGTACTGCAACATTTACTTCTTGCAGAATACATGTTATGTTGACTTTCTTGACATTAGTGTTGTTCAAGTCAATGGTGTATCAGTTCACTATTATTTCAAGAATATAA
- the LOC113706165 gene encoding protein HIRA-like isoform X3, with the protein MSNGICTAVLRGHSSLVKGVAWDPIGSFIASQSDDKTVIIWRTSDWSLAHRTDGHWAKSLGSTFFRRLGWSPCGHFITTTHGFQKPRHSAPVLERGEWSATFDFLGHNAPVIVVKFNHSMFKRNSSNGQDLKSGSLGWTNGSAKTGGKDSQPYNVIAIGSQDRTITVWTTASPRPLFVAKHFFSQSVVDLSWSPDGYSLFACSLDGTVATFHFDPNELGHRLSDAELDELKRNRYGDVQGRQANLAESPAQLQLEADAAKQNSSKKVTLDGSQKQTSMKPSTDLGIATKVVKSQNEDGQKIEGATGDGLNKSASRISSPVKQREYRRPDGRKRIIPEAVGVPVQQETISGSTHSQPLELATSSGPRKDENGILHADSGIREASLRKTVGGSSDIKERSGVNARAAISESLVIEKFPVSAGKDGSISIEQTGLVKHQDSATSGNNLSIRVFDKKAGEDTLPVCLEAHPREHAINDILGTGTTTVMKDTEIVCTRGAQTLWSDRISGKVTVLAGNANFWAVGCEDGSLQIYTKCGRRAMPTMMMGSAAIFIDCDEAWKLLLVTRKGSLYVWDLFNRKCLLNDSLASLIASDPKSNNRDAGTIKVISAKLSKSGFPLVVLATRHAYLFDTSLMCWLRVADDCFPASNFASSWNLGSVHGGELAALQVDVRKFLARKPGWSRVTDDGVQTRAHLETQLASALSLKSSNEYRQCLLSYIRFLAREADESRLREVCESFLGPPIGMDEAKSPDVKPLWDPCILGMKKHKLLREDILPAMASNRKVQRLLNEFMDLLSEYEISETNLEEKNAAPSTSQPATDKVNSDMPITEQNDCAQPVATPTTSSFPVSVLNDSALQTAEQTDSLSQVRDVMDVDSQSTDIAEPLLPATDQMNLDAAVLESPAPASPAKDEGS; encoded by the exons ATGAGTAATGGCATCTGTACTGCTGTTCTTAGGGGTCACTCTAGTCTGGTTAAAGGAGTTGCTTGGGATCCCATTGGTTCCTTTATAGCAAGTCAATCTGATGATAAAACGGTCATTATATGGCGAACAAGCGACTGGAGCCTTGCTCATAGAACTGATGGTCATTGGGCCAAATCT CTTGGATCCACTTTTTTTAGGAGGCTTGGGTGGTCACCGTGTGGCCACTTTATTACCACCACTCACGGTTTCCAAAAGCCAAGACATTCTGCACCCGTTTTAGAGAGAGGGGAATGGTCTGCTACTTTTGACTTCTTAGGTCACAATGCTCCAGTCATTGTGGTAAAATTTAATCATTCAATGTTCAAAAGGAACTCATCAAATGGTCAGGATTTGAAATCTGGATCTCTCGGTTGGACAAATGGTTCTGCCAAGACTGGAGGAAAAGATTCTCAGCCTTACAACGTTATTGCAATAGGAAGTCAAGACCGGACCATAACTGTGTGGACAACAGCAAGTCCTCGTCCTCTCTTTGTCGCAAAGCATTTCTTTTCTCAAAGTGTTGTAGATTTGTCATG GAGTCCCGATGGATATTCTCTGTTTGCTTGTTCATTGGATGGAACAGTGGCTACTTTTCACTTTGACCCGAATGAACTTGGGCACAGGCTTAGTGATGCTGAACTGGATGAGTTAAAGAGGAACCGTTATGGTGATGTCCAAGGTCGACAGGCAAACTTAGCAGAAAGTCCTGCTCAGCTACAGCTCGAAGCAGATGCTGCAAAGCAAAACTCAAGCAAAAAGGTGACCTTGGATGGGTCACAGAAGCAGACTTCCATGAAACCTTCTACTGATTTAGGGATTGCAACAAAAGTTGTTAAATCTCAAAACGAAGATGGGCAGAAAATTGAGGGAGCTACAGGTGATGGATTAAACAAGTCTGCCTCCCGGATATCAAGTCCTGTAAAGCAAAGAGAGTACAGGCGCCCTGATGGTCGAAAGAGGATAATTCCTGAAGCAGTTGGAGTTCCTGTTCAGCAGGAGACTATATCTGGTAGCACTCACTCCCAACCCCTTGAGCTCGCTACATCATCAGGTCCAAGGAAGGATGAAAACGGTATATTACATGCAGATTCCGGCATCAGAGAAGCATCTTTGAGGAAAACAGTGGGTGGGAGCTCTGATATCAAGGAGCGATCCGGTGTCAATGCTAGAGCTGCTATTAGTGAAAGCCTGGTCATTGAAAAGTTTCCAGTGTCTGCAGGTAAAGATGGAAGCATTAGTATCGAGCAGACGGGACTTGTCAAGCATCAAGATTCAGCGACTTCCGGAAACAATCTATCAATCAGGGTGTTCGATAAGAAAGCAGGGGAAGATACACTACCAGTTTGCTTGGAGGCCCATCCAAGGGAACATGCTATAAATGATATCCTAGGAACAGGAACTACAACAGTTATGAAAGacacagaaattgtttgcacaAGGGGAGCTCAAACTCTCTGGTCTGATAGGATTTCTGGAAAAGTGACTGTTTTAGCTGGAAATGCCAATTTTTGGGCTGTGGGTTGTGAAGATGGATCTCTGCAG ATATACACAAAGTGTGGGAGACGGGCCATGCCAACAATGATGATGGGGTCTGCTGCAATATTTATTGATTGTGATGAGGCTTGGAAATTGTTGCTCGTCACAAGGAAGGGATCCTTGTATGTTTGGGATCTGTTCAATAGGAAATGTCTCCTTAACGATTCTTTGGCCTCACTAATTGCTTCAGATCCGAAGTCCAATAATAGAGATGCAG GAACAATAAAAGTGATATCTGCTAAATTGTCAAAATCTGGTTTTCCCCTCGTTGTTCTGGCTACTCGCCATGCTTATCTTTTTGATACTAGTCTAATGTGTTGGTTGAGAGTTGCTGATGATTGTTTTCCTGCATCAAACTTTGCAAGCTCCTGGAATTTAGGTTCTGTTCATGGTGGCGAGCTGGCTGCCTTGCAGGTTGATGTTAGGAAGTTTCTGGCTAGAAAGCCAGGATGGAGCAG AGTGACCGATGACGGAGTGCAGACACGTGCTCATCTGGAAACTCAACTGGCTTCAGCACTATCATTGAAGTCCTCAAATGAGTATCGCCAATGTCTTTTGTCCTACATCCGGTTCCTAGCAAG AGAAGCTGATGAATCCCGTTTACGTGAGGTTTGTGAGAGCTTTCTTGGACCACCGATCGGAATGGACGAAGCTAAATCCCCTGACGTGAAACCTTTGTGGGACCCTTGTATACTT GGAATGAAAAAGCACAAGCTCCTTAGAGAAGATATTCTTCCTGCCATGGCATCCAATAGAAAGGTTCAGCGGTTGCTCAATGAGTTCATGGATCTTTTATCTGAGTATGAGATAAGTGAAACAAACTTGGAAGAGAAAAACGCTGCACCATCAACGTCCCAGCCAGCAACAGATAAAGTGAACTCTGACATGCCTATAACTGAGCAAAATGACTGTGCTCAACCTGTAGCTACTCCAACTACCTCTTCTTTCCCAGTTTCTGTTCTGAATGATTCTGCCTTGCAAACAGCAGAACAAACTGATTCTTTATCCCAAGTTAGAGATGTTATGGACGTGGACTCACAATCAACAGATATAGCTGAACCTTTACTGCCAGCGACGGATCAAATGAACCTTGATGCTGCTGTGTTAGAAAGTCCTGCTCCAGCTTCGCCAGCAAAAGACGAGGGTTCTTGA